In Kocuria turfanensis, a single genomic region encodes these proteins:
- a CDS encoding methionine ABC transporter permease, whose product MVSVTLVLAGFLGMLVGVGLYVTRRGNILENRAVHEGLNLVVNFVRPIPFIILLAALGPLTQQVVGTRLGPNAAIFAMTIGAMFAVARIVEQNLMSVDPGVVEAARSMGVSRGRIITTVILPEALGPLVLGYTFLVIGITDMSAMAGAIGAGGLGDFALRLGYQRFNDEVTWAAVAVIVVLVQLVQLVGNRLARRILRR is encoded by the coding sequence ATGGTGTCCGTCACCCTCGTCCTCGCCGGCTTCCTCGGGATGCTCGTGGGCGTGGGGCTCTACGTGACCCGCCGGGGCAACATCCTGGAGAACCGGGCGGTGCACGAGGGGCTCAACCTCGTCGTGAACTTCGTCCGGCCGATCCCCTTCATCATCCTCCTGGCGGCGCTCGGGCCGCTGACGCAGCAGGTCGTCGGGACCCGCCTGGGCCCCAACGCGGCGATCTTCGCGATGACCATCGGGGCGATGTTCGCGGTCGCGCGCATCGTCGAGCAGAACCTGATGAGCGTGGACCCCGGCGTGGTGGAGGCCGCCCGCTCGATGGGCGTCTCGCGCGGGAGGATCATCACCACGGTGATCCTGCCCGAGGCGCTCGGACCCCTGGTGCTCGGCTACACCTTCCTGGTCATCGGCATCACGGACATGTCCGCGATGGCCGGGGCCATCGGCGCCGGGGGACTGGGCGACTTCGCACTGCGCCTGGGCTACCAGCGGTTCAACGACGAGGTCACGTGGGCGGCGGTCGCCGTGATCGTCGTCCTCGTCCAGCTGGTCCAGCTGGTGGGCAACCGGCTGGCCCGGCGCATCCTGCGCCGCTGA
- a CDS encoding M50 family metallopeptidase: protein MGVVLFLVGVLLAAVAIAVSIALHELGHLVPAKLFGVRVTQYMVGFGRTVFSRRRGETEYGLKAVPLGGYISMVGMYPPARAGSTARTAGTGVLQQLAAEARSASAVQLAPGDEDRVFYRLPVWKRIVIMLGGPVMNLLLGSVCLAVLLTGFGTATPTTTVAWVSECVVPAERQAAGQTECRAEDPEAPANAAGLRPGDVVTAVAGAPVATWEELTARIRDRAGERIPVVVERDGAEVRTVLTPILTSRPVVDDTGAAVTGPDGAPRYEEVGFIGISPTAVPVRQPLTAVPGAVLDGLEQIAGVVLHLPQRVYEVGQAAFSDAPRDPDGPISVVGIGRISGEIAAHEEIELRDKAASLVGLIGSVNLALFVFNLLPLLPLDGGHVAGALWEGLRRGVARLLGRADPGPFDPARLLPLTYAVAVLMIGMSVLLVYADIVKPVQLF from the coding sequence ATGGGCGTGGTCCTGTTCCTCGTGGGCGTGCTGCTCGCCGCCGTGGCCATCGCGGTCTCCATCGCCCTGCACGAGCTCGGCCACCTGGTCCCCGCCAAGCTCTTCGGCGTGCGCGTCACCCAGTACATGGTCGGCTTCGGACGCACCGTGTTCTCCCGCCGCCGCGGGGAGACCGAGTACGGGCTCAAGGCCGTGCCGCTGGGCGGCTACATCTCCATGGTCGGGATGTACCCGCCCGCCCGGGCGGGGAGCACGGCGCGGACCGCCGGCACCGGGGTCCTCCAGCAGCTCGCCGCCGAGGCCCGCAGCGCCTCCGCCGTGCAGCTGGCCCCCGGGGACGAGGACCGCGTCTTCTACCGCCTGCCCGTGTGGAAGCGGATCGTGATCATGCTCGGCGGGCCCGTCATGAACCTGCTGCTGGGCAGCGTGTGCCTCGCCGTGCTGCTCACCGGGTTCGGCACGGCGACGCCGACCACGACGGTCGCGTGGGTCTCGGAGTGCGTGGTGCCCGCCGAGCGGCAGGCCGCCGGGCAGACCGAGTGCCGCGCGGAGGACCCCGAGGCCCCGGCCAACGCGGCGGGGCTGCGTCCCGGGGACGTCGTCACCGCCGTCGCCGGCGCCCCCGTGGCCACGTGGGAGGAGCTCACCGCGCGGATCCGCGACCGCGCCGGGGAGCGGATCCCCGTGGTGGTCGAGCGCGACGGGGCGGAGGTGCGGACCGTGCTCACCCCGATCCTCACCTCCCGCCCGGTGGTCGACGACACCGGCGCCGCCGTGACGGGCCCCGACGGCGCGCCCCGCTACGAGGAGGTCGGGTTCATCGGGATCAGCCCCACCGCCGTGCCCGTCCGGCAGCCGCTCACCGCGGTGCCCGGGGCGGTGCTCGACGGCCTGGAGCAGATCGCCGGGGTCGTGCTGCACCTGCCGCAGCGGGTCTACGAGGTCGGGCAGGCCGCGTTCTCGGACGCGCCGCGGGACCCGGACGGGCCCATCTCCGTGGTCGGGATCGGCCGGATCTCCGGGGAGATCGCCGCCCACGAGGAGATCGAGCTGCGGGACAAGGCGGCCTCCCTGGTGGGGCTGATCGGGTCGGTGAACCTGGCGCTGTTCGTCTTCAACCTGCTGCCCCTGCTGCCGCTGGACGGCGGGCACGTGGCCGGCGCCCTGTGGGAGGGCCTGCGGCGGGGTGTCGCCCGGCTGCTGGGCCGCGCCGACCCGGGCCCGTTCGACCCGGCGCGGCTGCTCCCGCTGACCTACGCCGTGGCCGTGCTGATGATCGGGATGTCGGTCCTGCTGGTCTACGCGGACATCGTGAAGCCCGTGCAGCTGTTCTGA
- the ispG gene encoding flavodoxin-dependent (E)-4-hydroxy-3-methylbut-2-enyl-diphosphate synthase has product MTPVSLGMPAAPQPVLSPRRKTRQIRVGSVGVGSDSPVSVQSMTTTPTTDINATLQQIAELTAAGCDIVRVACPSQDDADALPIIAMKSPIPVIADIHFQPKYVYKAIEAGCAAVRVNPGNIRKFDDQVAQIAREAKAAGVSIRIGVNAGSLDQRIMDRFGKATPEALVESAVWEASLFEEHDFHDFKISVKHNDPVTMVRAYQLLAERGDWPLHLGVTEAGPAFQGTIKSATAFGALLSQGIGDTIRVSLSAPPVEEVKVGNQILQSLGLRPRKLEIVSCPSCGRAQVDVYTLADEVTAGLEGLTVPLRVAVMGCVVNGPGEAREADLGVASGNGKGQIFVKGEVVKTVPEDLIVETLIEEANRIAAEMDADGDGESATGSPVVSVS; this is encoded by the coding sequence TTGACCCCGGTCAGCCTCGGCATGCCCGCCGCACCCCAGCCCGTCCTGTCCCCGCGCCGGAAGACCCGGCAGATCCGGGTCGGGTCCGTGGGCGTCGGCTCCGACTCGCCGGTCAGCGTGCAGTCCATGACGACCACCCCCACCACGGACATCAACGCGACCCTGCAGCAGATCGCCGAGCTGACCGCCGCCGGGTGCGACATCGTCCGGGTGGCCTGCCCCTCGCAGGACGACGCCGACGCCCTGCCGATCATCGCGATGAAGTCCCCGATCCCGGTGATCGCCGACATCCACTTCCAGCCGAAGTACGTGTACAAGGCCATCGAGGCCGGGTGCGCGGCCGTGCGCGTGAACCCCGGCAACATCCGCAAGTTCGACGACCAGGTCGCCCAGATCGCCCGGGAGGCCAAGGCCGCCGGGGTGTCCATCCGGATCGGGGTGAACGCGGGCTCCCTGGACCAGCGGATCATGGACCGGTTCGGGAAGGCCACCCCGGAGGCGCTCGTGGAGTCCGCGGTGTGGGAGGCCTCCCTGTTCGAGGAGCACGACTTCCACGACTTCAAGATCTCGGTCAAGCACAACGACCCCGTCACCATGGTGCGGGCCTACCAGCTGCTGGCCGAGCGCGGGGACTGGCCCCTGCACCTGGGCGTGACCGAGGCCGGCCCGGCGTTCCAGGGCACCATCAAGTCCGCCACCGCCTTCGGCGCCCTGCTCTCCCAGGGCATCGGCGACACCATCCGGGTCTCGCTCTCCGCGCCCCCGGTCGAGGAGGTCAAGGTGGGCAACCAGATCCTGCAGTCCCTGGGCCTGCGCCCGCGCAAGCTCGAGATCGTCTCCTGCCCCTCGTGCGGGCGCGCCCAGGTGGACGTCTACACCCTCGCGGACGAGGTCACCGCGGGCCTGGAGGGCCTCACGGTCCCGCTGCGCGTCGCCGTCATGGGCTGCGTCGTCAACGGCCCCGGCGAGGCCCGCGAGGCCGATCTCGGGGTGGCCTCCGGCAACGGCAAGGGCCAGATCTTCGTCAAGGGCGAGGTCGTGAAGACCGTGCCCGAGGACCTCATCGTGGAGACCCTGATCGAGGAGGCCAACCGCATCGCCGCCGAGATGGACGCCGACGGGGACGGGGAGAGCGCCACCGGCAGCCCCGTGGTGAGCGTCAGCTGA
- a CDS encoding GNAT family N-acetyltransferase, whose translation MRTQRRTAPRLVPSGEVDPADLDRLLGADPVAHAFVAAHVESHRRGKGSRVPPVVGTAGPDGQLTGACWTGTNVVPIALDEPGLDLVAGHLRRGGARYASIFGPAEPVLGLWSRLERSWPRPFDVRPVQPLLAIDHDPAPDPHPGVRFATSADLPAVLPASAAMFEEEVGYSPYSGGDRGYRDRVAALVGSGRCLVLTDERDRVVFKADLGSVARGVAQVQGVWVDPAHRGRGLAVPCMAAAVRLARRGTPVVSLYVNDYNTRALATYQRVGFRRVGTFATVLL comes from the coding sequence GTGAGGACGCAGCGGAGGACGGCGCCGCGGCTCGTGCCGTCCGGGGAGGTCGACCCCGCCGACCTGGACCGCCTGCTCGGGGCGGACCCCGTCGCCCACGCCTTCGTGGCCGCCCACGTGGAGTCCCACCGCCGCGGCAAGGGCTCCCGGGTGCCGCCGGTCGTCGGCACGGCGGGCCCGGACGGGCAGCTCACCGGGGCCTGCTGGACGGGCACCAACGTGGTCCCCATCGCCCTCGACGAGCCCGGCCTCGACCTCGTGGCCGGGCACCTGCGCCGGGGCGGGGCCCGGTACGCGTCCATCTTCGGCCCGGCCGAGCCGGTGCTCGGACTGTGGTCCCGGCTCGAGCGCTCGTGGCCGCGGCCCTTCGACGTCCGCCCGGTGCAGCCCCTGCTGGCGATCGACCACGACCCGGCGCCCGACCCGCACCCCGGTGTCCGGTTCGCCACGAGCGCCGACCTGCCCGCCGTGCTCCCGGCCAGCGCCGCGATGTTCGAGGAGGAGGTCGGCTACTCCCCGTACTCCGGCGGGGACCGCGGCTACCGCGACCGGGTGGCCGCCCTCGTCGGCTCGGGACGCTGCCTGGTGCTGACCGACGAGCGGGACCGGGTGGTGTTCAAGGCCGACCTCGGCTCGGTCGCCCGCGGGGTCGCCCAGGTGCAGGGCGTGTGGGTGGACCCGGCGCACCGGGGCCGGGGGCTGGCGGTGCCGTGCATGGCCGCCGCGGTGCGCCTGGCCCGCCGCGGCACCCCGGTGGTCAGCCTCTACGTCAACGACTACAACACCCGCGCCCTGGCCACCTACCAGCGGGTCGGCTTCCGCCGGGTCGGGACCTTCGCGACCGTCCTGCTCTGA
- a CDS encoding proline--tRNA ligase: MALRLSSLFLRTLREDPVDAEVDSHRLLVRAGYIRRAAPGIYTWLPMGLRVLAKVERVVREEMDAIGAQEVHFPALLPREPYEVTNRWTEYGENLFRLKDRREADYLLAPTHEEMFTLLVKDLYSSYKDLPVTLYQIQAKYRDEARPRAGLLRGREFVMKDSYSFDVDDAGLDESYARHREAYVRIFERLGLPVIAVSAQSGAMGGSRSEEFLHPTPIGEDTFVRSAGGYAANVEAVTTVVPPERELDDAPEARVLDTPDSPTIDTLVERSNELHPRAEGPWTASDTLKNVVLAVVLPDGGRRLVAVGLPGDRAVDLKRIEAGVGAALEVSGEVLVEQATDEDLRTCPLLVKGYIGPGLGLDQAVLGEDSSTGIPFFVDPRVVRGTRWITGANVAGKHVYDLTAGRDFAWDGVLECAEVRAGDPAPDGSGPLEAARGIEMGHIFQLGRKYAEALGLKVLDRNGKLVTVTMGSYGIGVTRAVAALAEAYHDDKGLIWPRRVAPADVHVVATGKGPEVLEEAERIVAELEAEGIEVLFDDRPKVSPGVKFGDAELLGVPTVLVVGRGLKDGLLELKDRASGTSEDVARDGIAAVVSAAVRG; this comes from the coding sequence GTGGCGCTGCGCCTCTCCTCCCTGTTCCTGCGGACCCTCCGCGAAGACCCCGTCGACGCCGAGGTGGACAGCCACCGGCTGCTCGTGCGCGCCGGGTACATCCGCCGCGCCGCTCCCGGCATCTACACCTGGCTGCCGATGGGCCTGCGGGTGCTCGCGAAGGTGGAGCGGGTGGTGCGCGAGGAGATGGACGCGATCGGCGCCCAGGAGGTGCACTTCCCGGCGCTGCTGCCGCGCGAGCCCTACGAGGTCACCAACCGGTGGACGGAGTACGGCGAGAACCTCTTCCGCCTGAAGGACCGCAGGGAGGCCGACTACCTCCTCGCGCCCACGCACGAGGAGATGTTCACCCTGCTCGTGAAGGACCTGTACTCCTCGTACAAGGACCTCCCGGTCACCCTCTACCAGATCCAGGCCAAGTACCGTGACGAGGCCCGCCCGCGCGCCGGCCTGCTGCGCGGGCGCGAGTTCGTGATGAAGGACTCCTACTCCTTCGACGTCGACGACGCCGGCCTCGACGAGTCCTACGCCCGCCACCGCGAGGCCTACGTCCGGATCTTCGAGCGCCTGGGCCTGCCCGTGATCGCCGTGTCGGCGCAGTCCGGGGCCATGGGCGGCTCCCGCTCCGAGGAGTTCCTGCACCCCACGCCGATCGGGGAGGACACCTTCGTGCGCTCGGCCGGGGGCTACGCGGCCAACGTCGAGGCGGTCACCACGGTGGTGCCGCCCGAGCGCGAGCTCGACGACGCACCCGAGGCCCGGGTGCTCGACACCCCGGACAGCCCCACCATCGACACGCTCGTGGAGCGCTCGAACGAGCTGCACCCGCGCGCCGAGGGCCCCTGGACCGCCTCCGACACGCTCAAGAACGTGGTGCTGGCCGTCGTCCTGCCCGACGGCGGGCGCCGGCTCGTGGCGGTCGGCCTGCCCGGGGACCGTGCCGTGGACCTCAAGCGCATCGAGGCCGGCGTCGGCGCCGCCCTGGAGGTCTCCGGGGAGGTGCTGGTGGAGCAGGCCACCGACGAGGACCTGCGCACCTGCCCGCTGCTGGTGAAGGGCTACATCGGCCCGGGCCTGGGCCTCGACCAGGCCGTGCTCGGCGAGGACTCCTCGACCGGGATCCCCTTCTTCGTCGACCCGCGCGTGGTCCGCGGCACCCGCTGGATCACCGGGGCGAACGTGGCCGGCAAGCACGTCTACGACCTCACGGCCGGGCGCGACTTCGCCTGGGACGGCGTCCTCGAGTGCGCCGAGGTCCGGGCCGGCGATCCCGCACCGGACGGTTCCGGCCCGCTCGAGGCGGCCCGCGGCATCGAGATGGGCCACATCTTCCAGCTGGGCCGCAAGTACGCCGAGGCCCTCGGGCTGAAGGTCCTGGACCGCAACGGCAAGCTCGTCACCGTGACCATGGGCTCCTACGGGATCGGCGTCACCCGCGCGGTGGCCGCCCTGGCCGAGGCCTACCACGACGACAAGGGCCTGATCTGGCCCCGCCGGGTCGCCCCGGCCGACGTCCACGTGGTCGCCACCGGCAAGGGGCCCGAGGTGCTCGAGGAGGCCGAGCGGATCGTGGCCGAGCTCGAGGCCGAGGGCATCGAGGTGCTCTTCGACGACCGCCCCAAGGTCTCCCCGGGAGTGAAGTTCGGCGACGCCGAGCTGCTCGGCGTGCCCACCGTCCTGGTGGTCGGCCGCGGCCTCAAGGACGGCCTGCTGGAGCTCAAGGACCGCGCGAGCGGCACCAGCGAGGACGTGGCCCGGGACGGCATCGCCGCGGTGGTCTCCGCAGCCGTGCGCGGCTGA
- a CDS encoding TSUP family transporter: MEPGVVALLVAAGLAAGFIDAVVGGGGLLQLPVVLMVPGISPVQALATNKMGSVFGTATSALTFYRRTSPDLRTALPMAGVALAGSFGGAALAASLPEEVFRPIILAALVAVLLFTVAQPTVGQLTELRHSGARHYGTAMVIGTVIGFYDGVMGPGTGSFLVIAMITLLGYSFLAASAKAKIVNLATNVGALLFFFGHGSVLWGLGLLLGLSNMVGGYLGARTAVARGNRFIRVVFLSVVSLLILKLGVDVLRGA; this comes from the coding sequence ATGGAGCCCGGCGTCGTGGCCCTGCTGGTCGCCGCCGGGCTGGCCGCCGGGTTCATCGACGCCGTGGTCGGCGGCGGCGGGCTGCTGCAGCTGCCGGTGGTGCTCATGGTGCCCGGCATCAGCCCGGTCCAGGCGCTGGCGACCAACAAGATGGGCTCGGTGTTCGGCACGGCCACGAGCGCGCTGACGTTCTACCGCCGCACCTCCCCGGACCTGCGCACGGCCCTGCCCATGGCCGGGGTCGCGCTGGCCGGCAGCTTCGGCGGCGCCGCCCTGGCCGCGTCCCTGCCCGAGGAGGTGTTCCGGCCGATCATCCTCGCGGCGCTGGTGGCCGTGCTGCTGTTCACCGTCGCCCAGCCGACCGTCGGCCAGCTCACCGAACTGCGCCACAGCGGGGCGCGGCACTACGGGACCGCGATGGTGATCGGCACGGTCATCGGCTTCTACGACGGCGTGATGGGCCCGGGCACCGGGTCGTTCCTGGTGATCGCCATGATCACGCTGCTGGGCTACAGCTTCCTGGCCGCGAGCGCGAAGGCGAAGATCGTCAACCTGGCCACCAACGTGGGCGCCCTGCTGTTCTTCTTCGGGCACGGCTCGGTGCTGTGGGGCCTGGGGCTGCTGCTGGGCCTGTCCAACATGGTGGGCGGCTACCTCGGGGCGCGCACCGCCGTGGCCCGCGGCAACCGGTTCATCCGGGTCGTGTTCCTCAGCGTGGTCTCGCTGCTGATCCTCAAGCTGGGCGTCGACGTGCTCCGGGGGGCCTGA
- a CDS encoding ribosome maturation factor RimP, which produces MSEQSSTGPDDHRRLTELIGPVVEEAGLVLEDVALKPSGTGLVLQVLVDLPEDRTDSVDIDRIAEVARAVSDALDRDDPVPGSAYELEVSSPGATRELAEPRHWRRSLGRLVRVTPVEGEKFTARLLEVAQDGVVLQRSHQAKKGMPARLLDPERWPFDRVRRAKVEVEFTD; this is translated from the coding sequence GTGAGCGAGCAGAGCAGCACCGGACCCGACGACCACCGGAGGCTGACCGAGCTGATCGGACCGGTCGTGGAGGAGGCGGGCCTGGTCCTGGAGGACGTCGCCCTGAAGCCGAGCGGCACCGGGCTGGTGCTGCAGGTGCTCGTCGACCTCCCCGAGGACCGCACCGACAGCGTGGACATCGACCGGATCGCCGAGGTGGCCCGCGCGGTCTCCGACGCCCTGGACCGGGACGACCCCGTGCCCGGGTCCGCCTACGAGCTGGAGGTCTCCTCCCCGGGGGCCACCCGGGAGCTCGCCGAGCCCCGGCACTGGCGGCGCTCGCTCGGGCGGCTGGTGCGCGTCACCCCCGTGGAGGGGGAGAAGTTCACCGCCCGGCTGCTGGAGGTGGCGCAGGACGGCGTGGTCCTGCAGCGCAGCCACCAGGCCAAGAAGGGGATGCCCGCCCGGCTGCTCGACCCGGAGCGGTGGCCGTTCGACCGTGTGCGCCGGGCCAAGGTGGAGGTCGAGTTCACGGACTGA
- the nusA gene encoding transcription termination factor NusA: MDIDMSTLRLLERERDIPVDLLIPTIEQALLLAYQKSPGALPGARAEIERRTGHVTIWAPELDEDGEAIGEFDDTPAGFGRIAASTARQVILQRLRDVEDDAVLGHFKGREGEIVSGQIQQGHNPHMVQVDLGTVEGVLPPHEQSPGEKYLHGSRIRAFVVEVKRGMKGPSITLSRSHPDLVRRLFEMEVPEIADGSVEIMAVAREAGHRTKIAVRATQGGINAKGACIGEMGSRVRAVMSELHDEKIDIVDWSDDPARCIANALSPAKVSRVTVLDERARSSRAVVPDSQLSLAIGKEGQNARLAAKLTGWKIDIVPESKAAPRA, from the coding sequence ATGGACATCGATATGAGCACCCTCCGACTGCTGGAGCGTGAGCGCGACATCCCCGTGGACCTGCTCATCCCCACGATCGAGCAGGCCCTCCTGCTGGCCTACCAGAAGAGCCCCGGGGCGCTGCCGGGCGCCCGCGCCGAGATCGAGCGCCGGACCGGGCACGTGACCATCTGGGCCCCCGAGCTGGACGAGGACGGCGAGGCGATCGGGGAGTTCGACGACACCCCGGCCGGCTTCGGGCGGATCGCGGCCTCCACGGCCCGCCAGGTCATCCTGCAGCGCCTGCGCGACGTCGAGGACGACGCCGTGCTGGGCCACTTCAAGGGCCGCGAGGGCGAGATCGTGTCGGGGCAGATCCAGCAGGGCCACAACCCGCACATGGTGCAGGTCGACCTCGGCACCGTGGAGGGCGTGCTGCCCCCGCACGAGCAGTCCCCGGGCGAGAAGTACCTGCACGGGTCCCGGATCCGGGCCTTCGTGGTGGAGGTCAAGCGCGGCATGAAGGGCCCGTCCATCACGCTGTCCCGCTCCCACCCCGACCTCGTGCGCCGGCTCTTCGAGATGGAGGTGCCCGAGATCGCCGACGGCTCCGTCGAGATCATGGCCGTGGCCCGCGAGGCCGGGCACCGCACCAAGATCGCCGTGCGCGCCACCCAGGGCGGGATCAACGCCAAGGGCGCCTGCATCGGCGAGATGGGCTCCCGGGTGCGCGCGGTGATGAGCGAGCTGCACGACGAGAAGATCGACATCGTGGACTGGTCCGACGACCCGGCCCGCTGCATCGCCAACGCCCTGTCCCCGGCCAAGGTGTCCCGGGTCACCGTGCTGGACGAGCGCGCCCGCTCGTCCCGCGCCGTCGTCCCCGACTCCCAGCTGTCCCTGGCCATCGGCAAGGAGGGGCAGAACGCCCGCCTCGCCGCGAAGCTCACCGGCTGGAAGATCGACATCGTGCCCGAGTCGAAGGCGGCCCCGCGGGCCTGA
- a CDS encoding YlxR family protein, with product MSADSRRTCIGCRTTDHPDQLVRVVTEPDDGGRKAVLDRTGRLGGRGAWLHPSRECLDTALRRRAFQRAFRAPVDTEGIAPELDALLSSRTARRPGARVPTTAVPGRQPARSDRTGDHVRTRVRTGKRVREPMENR from the coding sequence GTGAGTGCGGACTCCCGTCGCACGTGCATCGGATGCCGGACCACCGACCACCCTGACCAGCTCGTACGTGTGGTGACCGAGCCGGACGACGGCGGCCGAAAGGCCGTGCTCGACCGGACCGGGCGCCTCGGCGGTCGTGGAGCCTGGCTCCACCCCTCCCGCGAGTGCCTGGACACGGCCCTGCGCCGGCGCGCCTTCCAGCGCGCGTTCCGGGCCCCCGTGGACACCGAGGGGATCGCCCCCGAGCTGGACGCCCTGCTGTCCTCGCGGACGGCCCGGCGACCGGGCGCACGAGTGCCGACCACAGCCGTCCCCGGACGGCAGCCCGCGCGGTCCGACCGGACCGGTGACCACGTCCGCACGCGGGTCAGAACTGGAAAGCGAGTCAGAGAACCGATGGAAAACCGATGA